Proteins co-encoded in one Ziziphus jujuba cultivar Dongzao chromosome 9, ASM3175591v1 genomic window:
- the LOC107434237 gene encoding MDIS1-interacting receptor like kinase 2, whose product MKLFQNYPLLLLLHVLLLSLLPLKTTSSARTQAEALLQWKNSLSSPPASLNSWSLTNLNNLCNWSSIVCDNSIGTVSQIDLPNLNVTGTLTQLNFTPFLNLSVFNLNNNSLSGPIPAAIGNLSKLTLLDIGNNFFAGEIPLEISRLTELRYLSFHNNNLKGTIPYQLSNLQKLWYLDLGSNYLESPDWSKFSAMPSLTYLDLYLNSLDSEFPDFISDCRNLTFLDLSQNQELTGQIPEWVFSNLGKLEYLNLTNNQFNGPLSSNISKLSNLKHLNLPVNHFNGTIPEDIGFLPKLEVLYLFNNSFQGKIPSSIGQLKELSHLDLRQNLLNSTIPHELGSCTNLTYFALAMNQLSGELPPSLSNIKNIVDMGLSDNSFSGTISPDLISNWTRLNSLQLQSNNFSGEIPPEIGLLENLTLLYLYNNSLSGPIPHQIENMKALKELDLSGNHLSGPIPLTLYSLTNLEYIQLFYNNLNGIIRPEIGNMTSLVSFDVNTNELSGELPDTISSLGNLVGFSVFTNNFTGTIPREFGKNSPRLSTVSFSSNSFSGELPPELCSGYSLQILTVNNNSFTGILPECLKNCSGLKRVRLDKNKLTGNITDAFGVHPNLKYISLSDNQFVGEVSTNWGDCQNLTNLQMDGNKISGQIPPELGKLSKLERLILDSNNLSGEIPSELGNLGRLFHLNLSHNHLSGEIPQSISKMTALELLDLSANKFSNSIPKVLENCEKLSSLNLSHNNLSGEVPSELGNLVLLQAMLDLSSNSLSGQIPLTFFKLTRLEILNLSNNHLSGSIPPSLSQMSSLQSADFSYNKLSGPIPSEGSFFKHPHPNAFVGNSDLCGNVAGLTACALFSNKKSTKNTTKVLIGVLVPSCALFLFAIVFCIIFMKRKSKLQDVKTKSLQDLEKSESVIWGKEGRFAFLELVNATEDFHDKYCIGKGDFGVVYKAVLSSGHAVAVKRLNTEDSANIPAINRQRFENEIRTLTGVQHRNIIKLYGFISWRGCMYLVYEYVERGSLGKALYGLYKKVEDHLGWEKRIRIVQGVAHALAYLHHDCSPPIVHRDVSLNNILLGSDFEPRLSDFGTARVLNPDSSNWTNLAGLYGYMAPELAQTTSVTDKCDVYSFGVVALEIMMGKHPGEMLASLSSVSSKTLVDDNNGELLLKDVLDQRLSAPGGELAEAVVFAVQVALTCTRTNPESRPTMRFVAQELSARTQPYLAQSFSTISMQNLTWLSK is encoded by the exons ATGAAACTCTTTCAAAATTAtcctcttcttctccttcttcatgTTCTCTTGCTCTCCTTGCTCCCATTGAAGACCACGTCATCTGCAAGAACCCAAGCTGAAGCTCTTCTCCAATGGAAGAACAGCTTGTCTTCTCCACCAGCTTCTCTAAATTCATGGTCCCTCACCAATCTCAACAACCTCTGCAACTGGTCTTCCATTGTCTGTGACAACTCCATCGGGACGGTCTCCCAAATAGACCTCCCCAACCTCAATGTCACCGGAACTCTAACCCAGTTAAATTTCACTCCGTTTCTTAATCTCAGCGTCTTCAACCTCAACAACAATAGTCTCAGCGGGCCAATACCCGCAGCCATTGGAAACCTGTCCAAGCTCACTTTGTTGGACATTGGCAACAACTTTTTCGCAGGTGAAATACCTTTGGAGATAAGCAGGTTAACAGAGCTTCGCTATCTTAGTTTCCACAACAACAATCTAAAAGGTACCATTCCTTATCAGCTCAGCAATCTCCAAAAGTTATGGTACTTGGACCTTGGATCAAACTACTTAGAATCCCCTGACTGGTCTAAATTTTCAGCCATGCCATCGTTAACCTACCTTGATCTTTATCTCAACAGTCTTGATTCAGAATTCCCAGATTTCATATCAGATTGCAGGAACTTGACGTTCCTAGACTTGTCCCAGAATCAGGAATTGACCGGCCAAATACCAGAATGGGTATTTAGCAATCTGGGCAAGCTTGAATAtctcaatctcacaaataaccAATTCAATGGACCCTTGTCATCAAACATTTCCAAACTTTCCAACCTCAAACACCTCAATCTGCCAGTCAACCACTTCAATGGAACAATTCCGGAAGACATTGGCTTTTTACCTAAACTTGAAGTtctttatttgttcaataattcCTTTCAAGGTAAAATTCCTTCCTCCATAGGCCAACTCAAGGAGCTTTCCCACCTGGATCTCCGCCAAAACTTGTTAAACTCTACAATCCCTCATGAGCTTGGTTCTTGTACTAATCTCACCTATTTCGCCTTGGCAATGAATCAGCTCAGTGGGGAGCTTCCTCCGTCCCTGTCCAACATCAAAAATATTGTCGATATGGGTTTATCTGATAATTCATTTTCTGGCACTATTTCCCCTGACCTCATCTCCAACTGGACTCGGCTGAACTCGTTGCAACTTCAAAGCAATAACTTTAGTGGGGAGATTCCCCCGGAGATTGGCTTGTTGGAAAATCTCACCCTTCTTTATCTGTACAATAATAGTTTATCTGGCCCAATTCCCCATCAGATAGAAAACATGAAAGCCCTGAAAGAATTAGACCTCTCGGGAAACCATCTCTCTGGTCCAATACCTCTCACTCTGTATAGTCTCACAAACCTTGAATACATCCAACTTTTCTACAACAATCTGAATGGGATAATCCGGCCGGAGATTGGAAACATGACGTCCCTGGTTAGCTTcgatgtcaacaccaatgaatTGTCCGGTGAGTTGCCGGATACCATTTCTAGCCTCGGTAACTTGGTGGGATTCTCTGTGTTCACCAATAATTTCACCGGAACCATTCCAAGAGAATTCGGGAAGAACAGTCCTCGTTTGAGCACAGTCAGCTTTTCAAGCAACAGTTTCTCTGGAGAATTGCCACCAGAATTGTGTAGCGGCTACTCGCTTCAGATTCTCACAGTGAACAACAACAGCTTTACAGGGATATTGCCTGAGTGCTTGAAAAATTGTTCTGGATTGAAAAGAGTACGTCTTGATAAGAACAAACTCACAGGCAACATTACTGATGCATTTGGTGTTCATCCCAATCTCAAATACATCTCTCTGAGTGACAATCAGTTTGTGGGTGAAGTATCAACCAATTGGGGTGACTGTCAAAATCTCACAAACTTGCAGATGGATGGAAATAAAATTTCCGGTCAAATCCCACCAGAGCTTGGAAAGCTGAGTAAGTTGGAACGTCTGATCCTGGACTCCAATAACTTGAGCGGGGAAATTCCGTCGGAGCTGGGAAATCTAGGGCGGCTATTCCATCTCAATCTCAGCCACAACCATTTGTCAGGGGAAATCCCACAGAGCATAAGCAAGATGACTGCTTTAGAATTGCTTGATTTATCAGCAAACAAATTTTCCAACAGTATTCCAAAAGTGCTCGAAAACTGTGAGAAACTATCAAGCCTGAACCTAAGCCACAACAATCTCTCAGGTGAAGTACCGTCCGAGCTTGGCAACTTGGTTTTATTACAAGCTATGTTGGATCTCAGCAGCAATTCGCTATCTGGGCAAATCCCATTGACCTTCTTCAAGCTTACACGTCTTGAAATTCTCAATCTCTCCAATAACCATCTCTCGGGTTCGATTCCCCCGTCACTTTCCCAAATGTCTAGTCTGCAATCCGCTGATTTTTCTTACAACAAATTGAGCGGTCCAATTCCAAGCGAAGGAAGCTTTTTCAAACACCCTCATCCAAATGCTTTTGTTGGAAACTCTGATTTGTGTGGAAATGTAGCTGGGTTGACGGCATGTGCATTATTCTCCAACAAAAAATCCACCAAAAATACCACTAAGGTCTTGATCGGAGTCCTCGTTCCCTCATGTGCTCTCTTTCTGTTTGCCATTGTTTTCtgcataatttttatgaaacgGAAATCCAAACTCCAAGACGTAAAAACCAAAAGCCTCCAAGATTTGGAGAAATCGGAGTCCGTGATATGGGGAAAAGAAGGGAGATTCGCATTCCTGGAACTTGTGAATGCCACCGAGGATTTCCACGACAAGTACTGCATCGGAAAAGGAGATTTCGGAGTCGTGTACAAAGCGGTTTTGTCTTCCGGTCACGCTGTTGCGGTGAAGCGTCTGAATACGGAAGACTCGGCCAATATTCCAGCGATAAACCGGCAAAGATTCGAGAACGAGATAAGAACTCTGACGGGCGTCCAGCACCGGAACATCATAAAGCTCTATGGGTTTATCTCCTGGAGGGGTTGTATGTACTTGGTATACGAATACGTAGAGAGAGGGAGCTTGGGGAAAGCATTGTACGGTTTGTATAAGAAGGTAGAAGATCATCTGGGTTGGGAAAAAAGAATCAGAATCGTACAAGGAGTGGCCCACGCGCTTGCGTATTTGCACCATGACTGTTCGCCGCCGATCGTTCATCGGGATGTTTCTCTGAACAATATATTGCTGGGATCGGATTTCGAGCCACGGCTTTCAGATTTCGGAACGGCGAGAGTATTGAATCCCGATTCATCCAACTGGACCAATTTGGCTGGGTTGTACGGTTACATGGCCCCAG AGCTAGCACAAACAACGAGCGTGACGGACAAATGCGATGTATATAGTTTTGGAGTGGTGGCATTAGAAATAATGATGGGAAAACATCCTGGCGAAATGCTTGCGTCATTGTCGTCAGTTTCATCGAAAACTTTAGTGGACGACAACAATGGTGAATTGCTTTTGAAGGATGTTTTAGACCAGAGGCTTTCTGCTCCAGGAGGTGAATTAGCAGAAGCTGTGGTTTTTGCGGTTCAAGTAGCTTTGACTTGCACTCGGACTAATCCTGAGTCAAGGCCTACAATGCGTTTTGTGGCTCAAGAATTATCAGCTCGGACTCAGCCTTACTTAGCCCAATCATTTTCCACCATTTCAATGCAGAATCTAACTTGGCTCAGTAAATAG
- the LOC107434247 gene encoding MDIS1-interacting receptor like kinase 2: MKPIQNYPLLLLVHVLLLSLLPLKTAASARTQAEALVQWKKSLSSPPASLNSWSLTNLNNLCNWSSIVCDNSTATVSQIDLSNLNVTGTLTHFNFTPFLNLTVFNLNNNTLSGPIPAAIGNLSKLTLLDIGNNFLGGEIPLEISRLTELRYLSFHNNNLNGTIPYQLSDLQKVWYLDLGSNYLESPDWSKFSSMPLLTYLDLYLNSLDSEFPDFISDSGNLTFLDLSQNQELTGQIPEWVFSNLGKLENLNLTNCQFRGPLSSNISKLSNLINLNLANNYFSGTIPEDIGFLPKLELLDFFNNSFQGKIPSSISQLKGLSHLDLRQNLLNSTIPRELGSCTKLTYLALALNHLSGELPPSLSNIKNIVKLGLSDNFFSGTISPDLISNWTQLDSLQLQNNNFSGEIPPEIGLLENLTLLYLYNNSLSGPIPHQIENMKALKELDLSGNHLSGPIPLTLYSLTNLEYIQLFYNNLIGTIPPEIGNMTSLVSFDVNTNELSGELPDTISSLSKLVGFSVFTNNFSGTIPRDFGKNSPGLVTVSFSNNSFSGELPPELCSGYALEVLTVNNNSFRGQLPECLRNCSGLRRARLDKNKLTGNITDAFGVYPSLEFVSLSENQFVGEISAKWGECHNLTNLQMDRNKISGHIPPELGKLRQLERLTLDSNGLTGEIPPELGNLERLFHLNLSHNHLSGEIPQNISKLTALELLDLSANKFSNSIPKVLENCEKLSSLNLSHNNLSGEIPSELGNLVSLQAVLDLSSNLLSGQIPSNFFKLKALEILNLSNNHLSGQIPSSLSEMSSLQSADFSHNNLSGPIPTDGSFFQNPPANAFVGNSGLCGNVSWLTPCALLSNKKSNKSTRKILIGVLVPTCTLLVFATVFCIIFMNRKSKFQDEEIKSLKDMEKSESMIWEKEAKFTFLEILKATEEFNSNYCIGKGGFGVVYKAVLSSGLAVAVKRLNMEDSADIPAINRQSFENEIRTLTEVRHRNIIKLYGFCSRRGCMYLVYEYLERGSLGKVLYGLDNKVEDHLGWEKRIRIVQGLAHALAYLHHDCLPPIVHRDVSLNNILLGSDFEPRLSDFGTAKLLNPNSSNWTNVAGSYGYMAPELAQTMRVTDKCDVYSFGVVALEIMMGKHPGEILASLWSVSSKTLAEDKNVELLLKDVIDQRLSAPNGELAEAVVFLVQVALTCTRTNPESRPTMRHVAQELSARTQPYLPQPFSTISLQKLTGLSK, from the exons ATGAAACCCATACAGAATTATCCTCTTCTTCTCCTTGTTCATGTTCTCTTGCTCTCCTTGCTTCCATTGAAGACAGCAGCATCTGCAAGAACCCAAGCTGAAGCTCTTGTCCAATGGAAGAAGAGCTTGTCTTCTCCACCAGCTTCACTAAATTCATGGTCCCTTACCAATCTCAACAACCTCTGCAACTGGTCTTCCATCGTCTGTGACAACTCCACCGCAACAGTCTCCCAAATAGACCTCTCCAACCTCAATGTCACCGGAACTCTAACCCACTTCAATTTCACTCCGTTTCTTAATCTCACCGTCTTTAACCTCAACAACAACACTCTCAGCGGCCCAATACCCGCAGCCATTGGAAACCTGTCCAAGCTCACTTTGTTGGACATTGGCAACAACTTTTTGGGAGGTGAAATACCTTTGGAGATAAGCAGGTTAACGGAGCTTCGCTATCTTAGTTTCCACAACAACAATCTCAATGGTACCATTCCCTATCAGCTCAGCGATCTCCAAAAGGTATGGTACTTGGACCTTGGATCAAACTACTTAGAATCCCCTGACTGGTCGAAATTTTCATCCATGCCATTGTTGACCTACCTTGATCTTTATCTCAACAGTCTTGATTCAGAATTCCCAGATTTCATATCAGATAGTGGGAACTTGACGTTCCTAGACTTGTCCCAGAATCAGGAATTGACCGGCCAAATACCAGAATGGGTATTTAGCAATCTGGGCAAGCTTGAAAATCTCAATCTCACAAATTGCCAGTTCAGGGGACCCTTGTCATCAAACATCTCCAAACTTTCGAATCTCATAAATCTCAATCTGGCAAACAACTACTTCTCTGGAACAATTCCTGAAGACATTGGCTTTTTACCTAAACTTGAACTTCTTGATTTCTTCAACAATTCCTTTCAAGGTAAAATTCCTTCCTCCATAAGCCAACTCAAGGGGCTTTCCCACCTGGATCTCCGGCAAAATTTGCTTAACTCAACAATCCCTCGTGAGCTTGGTTCTTGTACTAAACTCACCTACTTAGCCTTAGCTCTGAATCATCTCAGTGGGGAGCTTCCTCCGTCCCTGTCCAACATCAAAAATATTGTCAAGTTGGGTTTatctgataattttttttctggcACAATTTCCCCTGATCTCATCTCCAACTGGACTCAACTGGACTCCCTGCAACTTCAAAACAATAACTTTAGTGGGGAAATTCCGCCGGAGATTGGCTTGTTGGAAAATCTTACTCTCCTTTATCTGTACAATAATAGCTTATCTGGCCCAATTCCCCATCAGATAGAAAACATGAAAGCCCTGAAAGAATTAGACCTCTCGGGAAACCATCTCTCTGGTCCAATACCTCTCACTCTGTATAGTCTCACAAACCTTGAATACATCCAACTTTTCTACAACAACCTCATTGGGACAATACCGCCGGAGATTGGAAACATGACGTCCCTGGTTAGTTTcgatgtcaacaccaatgaatTGTCCGGTGAGTTGCCGGATACCATTTCTAGCCTCAGTAAGTTGGTGGGATTCTCTGTGTTCACCAATAATTTCAGTGGAACAATTCCAAGAGATTTTGGAAAGAACAGTCCTGGTTTGGTTACAGTTAGCTTTTCAAACAACAGTTTCTCCGGAGAACTGCCGCCAGAACTATGCAGCGGCTATGCGCTTGAGGTTCTCACAGTGAATAACAACAGTTTTAGAGGGCAATTGCCTGAGTGCTTGAGAAATTGTTCTGGATTAAGAAGAGCACGTCTCGATAAGAACAAACTCACAGGCAACATTACTGATGCATTTGGAGTTTATCCAAGTCTAGAATTCGTTTCTCTAAGTGAAAACCAGTTCGTGGGTGAAATATCAGCCAAGTGGGGTGAATGTCATAATCTCACAAACTTGCAGATGGATCGGAATAAAATTTCAGGGCATATCCCACCTGAGCTTGGAAAGCTGCGTCAGTTAGAACGTCTGACCCTGGACTCCAATGGATTGACTGGTGAAATTCCACCAGAACTGGGGAATCTAGAGCGGCTATTCCATCTCAATCTCAGCCACAACCATTTGTCGGGCGAAATCCCACAGAATATAAGCAAGCTGACTGCTTTAGAATTGCTTGATTTATCAGCAAACAAATTTTCCAACAGCATTCCAAAAGTGCTCGAAAATTGTGAGAAACTATCAAGCCTGAACCTAAGCCACAACAATCTCTCAGGCGAAATACCGTCCGAGCTCGGCAACTTGGTTTCCTTGCAAGCTGTGTTGGATCTCAGCAGCAATTTGCTATCAGGGCAAATCCCGTCAAACTTCTTCAAGCTTAAAGCCTTGGAAATTCTGAATCTTTCTAATAACCATCTCTCGGGTCAGATTCCTTCATCGCTTTCCGAAATGTCTAGTCTGCAATCGGCAGATTTTTCCCACAACAACTTGAGCGGTCCAATTCCAACCGATGGAAGCTTTTTCCAAAACCCTCCTGCAAATGCTTTTGTTGGAAACTCTGGTTTGTGTGGAAATGTATCTTGGTTGACTCCATGTGCATTATTGTCCAacaaaaaatccaacaaaagtACCAGGAAGATTCTGATCGGAGTCCTCGTTCCCACATGTACTCTATTAGTGTTTGCCACTGTGTTCtgcataatttttatgaatCGAAAATCCAAGTTCCAAGACGAAGAAATCAAAAGTCTCAAAGATATGGAGAAATCGGAATCCATGATATGGGAAAAAGAAGCGAAATTCACATTCCTTGAAATCCTGAAAGCCACCGAGGAGTTCAACTCCAACTACTGCATCGGAAAAGGAGGGTTCGGTGTAGTCTACAAAGCGGTTTTGTCTTCCGGTCTCGCTGTTGCAGTGAAGCGTCTGAATATGGAAGACTCGGCCGATATTCCCGCGATAAACCGGCAAAGTTTCGAGAACGAGATAAGAACTCTGACGGAAGTCCGGCACCGGAATATCATAAAGCTATATGGGTTTTGCTCCAGGAGGGGTTGTATGTACTTGGTATACGAATACTTAGAGAGAGGAAGCTTGGGTAAAGTATTGTACGGTTTGGATAATAAGGTAGAAGATCATCTGGGTTGGGAAAAAAGGATCAGAATCGTGCAAGGACTCGCTCACGCGCTGGCCTATTTGCACCATGACTGTTTGCCTCCGATCGTTCACCGGGATGTTTCTCTGAACAATATATTGCTGGGATCGGATTTCGAGCCACGGCTTTCGGATTTCGGAACGGCGAAACTATTGAATCCCAACTCATCCAACTGGACCAACGTTGCTGGGTCGTACGGTTACATGGCCCCag aGTTAGCACAAACAATGAGAGTGACGGACAAATGCGATGTATATAGTTTTGGAGTGGTGGCATTGGAAATAATGATGGGAAAACATCCTGGTGAAATACTTGCGTCATTATGGTCGGTTTCGTCTAAAACATTAGCGGAAGATAAGAATGTTGAATTGCTTTTGAAAGATGTTATAGACCAGAGGCTGTCTGCACCTAATGGTGAATTGGCTGAAGCTGTGGTTTTTTTGGTTCAAGTAGCTTTGACTTGCACTCGGACTAATCCTGAGTCAAGGCCCACAATGCGCCATGTAGCTCAAGAATTATCTGCTCGGACTCAGCCTTACTTGCCCCAGCCATTTTCCACCATTTCACTGCAAAAGCTAACTGGTCTTAGTAAATAG